A section of the Oryzias latipes chromosome 8, ASM223467v1 genome encodes:
- the mpp3 gene encoding MAGUK p55 subfamily member 3 isoform X1 produces the protein MKEAMPVLTAGAGLHETLALLTSQLRPDANHKEDMVFLKDVFSERSLGFLMKIHEKLRQYERQSPTPVLHSASCLAEDVAEELQSGPMSTDEKELLHLLTSPHLKAVLSVHDTVAQKNFDPVLPPLPDDFEDELEEESVKIVRLVKNKEPLGATIRRDEASGAVIVARIMRGGAADRSGLVHVGDELREVNGVSVIHKRPEEISQLLSQSQGSITLKIIPAIKEEDKLKESKVYMRALFDYIPLEDKATPCQEAGLPFKRGDILQIVTQDDPTWWQAKRVGDSNLRAGLIPSKQFQERRLAYRMKMGTLPNPKSPKKPPSEQGCDKEDCDCEGYFNGQYIVSPKCKAVAPSCGQVFSWEFYSAGLRRSFRLSRKDRQGSSADGLDSGEPNFLTYEEVTRYQQRPNERPRLVVLIGSLGARINELKQRVIAENPHRYAVAVPHTTRPKKPHEKDGVEYHFVTKQQFDADVLSNKYIEHGEYKENQYGTSIEAIRCVQAKNKMCIVDVQPEAVKRLRTTEFKPYVIFVKPRIPESRRRRSAATSPAGGDHGRITDDDLQEMRQSAIQIDQQYGHLVDRVLIKEDSASACAELQAILERLERETFWVPLSWVQT, from the exons ATGAAAGAGGCCATGCCGGTGCTCACAGCAGGAGCAG GGCTCCATGAAACTCTGGCCCTGCTGACCTCCCAGCTGCGGCCCGATGCCAACCACAAGGAGGACATGGTCTTCCTGAAAGACGTCTTCAGTGAGAGGAGTCTGGGTTTCCTCATGAAG ATTCACGAGAAGCTGCGACAGTACGAGAGGCAGAGCCCTACACCTGTGCTCCACAGCGCCTCCTGTCTGGCTGAGGAT GTGGCAGAGGAGCTGCAGAGTGGACCCATGAGCACCGATGAGAAGGAGCTTCTGCATCTCCTGACGTCTCCACATCTGAAG GCCGTCCTCTCTGTGCATGACACCGTGGCGCAGAAGAACTTCGACCCCGTTCTACCGCCGCTGCCCGATGACTTTGAAGACGAGCTGGAAGAGGAGTCTGTGAAGATCGTCAGACTGGTGAAGAACAAGGAGCCTCTG GGAGCCACCATAAGGCGGGATGAGGCGTCTGGGGCGGTCATCGTGGCTCGCATAATGAGAGGAGGTGCAGCTGACCGAAGCG GTTTGGTTCATGTAGGAGATGAACTCAGGGAAGTCAACGGGGTCTCTGTGATCCACAAAAGACCTgaagagatcagccagctgctG TCCCAGTCTCAGGGCTCCATCACTCTGAAGATCATTCCAGCCATTAAGGAGGAGGACAAACTGAAGGAGAGCAAG GTTTACATGCGAGCTTTGTTCGACTACATCCCCCTGGAGGACAAGGCCACGCCCTGCCAGGAGGCGGGACTTCCCTTTAAACGAGGGGACATCCTGCAGATCGTGACACAGGATGACCCCACGTGGTGGCAGGCAAAGCGAGTGGGAGACAGCAACCTGCGGGCCGGACTCATCCCCTCCAAACAGTTCCAGGAGAG GCGACTGGCTTACAGGATGAAAATGGGGACACTGCCGAATCCAAAATCCCCTAAAAAGCCTCCCT cGGAACAAGGATGTGACAAAG AGGACTGTGACTGTGAGGGCTATTTCAATGGACAGTACATAG TCTCTCCTAAGTGTAAAGCAGTGGCGCCCTCCTGTGGCCAGGTGTTTTCCTGGGAGTTTTATTCAG CTGGTTTACGGAGGAGCTTCCGGCTGAGCCGGAAGGACCGGCAGGGCTCCTCTGCAGATGGCTTGGATTCTGGAGAACCCAACTTCCTGACCTATGAGGAGGTGACCCGTTACCAGCAGAGACCCAATGAGAGGCCTCGTCTGGTGGTTCTGATTG GTTCTCTTGGAGCACGGATAAATGAACTTAAACAGAGAGTGATTGCTGAAAACCCACATCGTTATGCAGTAGCTGTTCCAC aTACAACTCGACCCAAGAAACCCCACGAGAAGGATGGAGTCGAGTACCACTTTGTCACAAAACAGCAGTTTGATGCAGATGTTTTGAGCAACAA GTACATAGAGCACGGCGAGTACAAAGAAAACCAGTATGGCACCAGTATTGAAGCTATCCGCTGTGTCCAGGCCAAGAACAAGATGTGCATCGTTGATGTGCAGCCTGAG GCTGTGAAGAGGCTGCGGACAACCGAGTTTAAACCGTATGTTATATTCGTCAAACCTCGCATTCCTGAAAGCAGACGGCGCCGCAGCGCAGCCACCTCGCCAGCAGGGGGAGATCATGGCCGCATTACA